A window of Daucus carota subsp. sativus chromosome 2, DH1 v3.0, whole genome shotgun sequence genomic DNA:
GAGAGTAACTACTAACTATACATACTAACTAGTCATATTTTGAGAGTAAAAGCTAGGACTAAGAGATATTTGTATATTAGGAATAGTTGGAATCTGCTGATTAACAAGGAGTTTCTTCGGACAGTTGCATGAATCATGATACCCAAGAGTATGACAAAATTTACATGTCCTGGTTGGTCTTTTCTTCCCATCACGACTTAACTCTGCAGCACCAACAATTCTTTTACGACATCCTTTGTTGTTACTTGGCAGTGATGGAAGTACATTACTTGAACCTGAAGGCCTCACACCAAAAATCTCTTCCAGCATATCATCTTTTGTTGTCGGACGTTTATCAAATTTCTCTTCAACTCTAATCCTCAAGCACTTCATCTCATCCAACAAATACTCTAAACCTTTCTGGTTATTGCAAACATTATCAACACAAGCTCGATACTCTGTCCATATCCTCATTGCAATTTCTCTACTGATATGACCATCAGTAGCACATTCGCTTTCATCAGTAAACTTCAATTTGCAAAATCTCTCTGCATTCCTCATCCAACGCTTACATATGAACTGATGTGGGATTTTATCAACACCCCACAAACTCAAACAATAGAAACAATGACGACACAGATAGCCTACTCTGGTAAACAGCTTGCAGGAACAGCTAATATCATATGTTGACAAACAAAATTCAACCTCAAACAACTTACCATTCAAGCTCTTATCACaaagtaaatatttattcacgCCATCAGTAACAATTGGTTGCCCACCAAGACTGATATGAAAGCAACtggcttttatttgtttttgaacCTTATAAAACATACTTCGAGTATAAAGGCAAGCTGCATGCTTTTCAATAGCCTTCTCAGTAATAGATTGTGGAATACAATTCTTGTCAGTGGTGTTCAATTTGTTTTGGTCATGAATTTGTTTGTCAATAGCACTCTCATAACACAAGTAGAACTCTGAAAGAGTATCCCCTTTTTGGACGAAATGATTAAAGTAGAAATTACTGCTCTCTGACCTTGAGGTTGTTCTCAATAAGGCTCCCATTGGCTTGTCCGCAAAGAAAGCAGGAATCCATGATTCCCTCATTGCATATATCTCTTTCAACCAGACATGTTCGCTTAATCCAAATTCCTTAAGCACATCATCCCAACCTTTTTCAAACTCAGGAACAGTCAAATGTGAGGACCAAACAAACTTATTGAGTTTTTCCATAAATCCCGTTTCTGCACAGAACACAGGACCAACCTACATTCACAATATCAAAAACAACTGATAAGGGACCATGCAGagaattaatcataaataacaaaaaattaacttaaaataatacaatatatgATTCTGAAGTGGAATTTTTTCCTAAaacattttcataaaaatatgtaataagaGAAATCAATAAATTCTACAATAGAATCAAGGATGATTATACCTTGGCAGGGAACTTTTGCATTATATGCCACATACAATAACGATGAATAGAATGTGGGAATGTATTAGCAATTGCAACTTTCATCCCAAGACACTGATCAGTTATTATACATTTTGGTGGACGGCCAAATGCTTGAAGAAACATCTCACAAGCCCACGTGAAATTTGTTGCATTCTCATGATTTAGTAATGCAGAAGCAAAAGTAACACTCTTCCAATGATTATCTACTCCAATAAAAGGCACGAATACCATTCCATACCTTTCACaccaaaaaaattgtaaaattagaTAACAatgaaattattcaaaaaactcataatttgcaaaataaaattaaactgcATATCAAACTTACTTATTGGTACGGTATGTTGCATCAAAAGATACAACATCACCAAAAACTTCATAACTCCTACGTCCTTAAATATCAGCCCAAAAAAGACGGGTAAGATGACCGTTTGAATCCGTCTGATATTCGAAAAAAAATCCTCCATCTGATACgtcccttttgttttgaaacttCTGTATCAGCATATCAGAATCATGTTTgccaatatataattttatatctctCATCCAGTTTTGAAAATCAACAGCGGTTGCCCCAACTTCAGAGTAGGATCCTGATATCGACTTGAACAAATTGTGAGCTCTATACGAGCCTATGTTTGATTTCGCAGCATCTAGAACAAATCGGCGCTGAAATGAAGTCATAGATCGATTACAAAGTAGAAATTCTTTTCCTGATGGCGATGCTAGACGATGGTTGTGACCTTCGATAAATGACGAAATAACATACGCATTGAAACCATTGTACTTGAGAATAATTTTTGCTCGACAGTCACATCTCTTTGTCACCGTCTTCCTCCTCTTGACTTGCAGTTGAACACTATTTGATGCATGAGATGATTCTGAATTAACATCAACATCCTTTGTCATGGATGTATCGTGATGCCCTCCTTTAGAACAAATTATGTACTTGGTAACTATAATACCATTCCTGACTTTTTGTGTTGATTTACGAACCTCAAATCCACCATCTCTGCCATAATCAGTATAGAACTTAAAAGCCGACTCAATGTCTTTAAACAGTTGACCAGGATATGGTTTAAGTTTGTCATCAGAAACTTTAGGATTCCACACTTTAGAGCTTCTACTAATTGACTCATCAAAACCTTCTAAGCAATCCTCAACAAAATCATGAACAGTAGTATCACAAACATTATCAACAACATCAATATAAACAGAATTGcctgcaaaaataataaaaaaatatgtcatcatATAACATTCTAACATATACAGAATTTTGAATATATCATATgattctataatataataatctcattaatataatttcattctATGTCAAATCCTGATGAGAATAATCATCAGGACCTGATAACAACTCATCAGTATtggagaataaaaatatatattcaatttatagattctataatagaagcattcatatacaaaattttgattgtatgatatgattctataacataatcatctcattaacataattttattctatGTCAGTTCCTGATGAGAATAATCATCAGGAACTGGTAACAACTCATCAGTATCtacaaacaacaacaatattaaacatcaaaaaatgaatacaaaaagTATAAATTTGAAAGTTCCTAGCTGTTTCTTACAATAATCATCAGTATCTCATATAATCTCATCAACATTATCTATCAGCAACAACACACACGGATAATTCGGAAAAGCTTATATGATTCTACAGCggcaacaaaatttaataacaaaatcTTATTCGATTCTATAGTAGCaccataaaaatcaaatttttatcttcaaaaacttatttcagtATTATTTATGCATAAAGTAGATCTATTGATTCAAACCTGATGATGATTGAATGTCAGCAACTTCGCGAAAATTAGCTTGATTTGAGGAAAACTGAGCTTGATTCGAGCAAAACACAGTTTGATTTGACGAAATCTCCATATCCGATAGCTTCAATCCACTGACAAGGACGAAGTTAGAGAAACAAACGACGATTCAGCGCGAGGATGAAGAGAGATAGTATAAGAGATAGAAAGAAAGCGAGATGGAGAGCAGCGATCGAAATCGCGCGAGATCATAAATCGCGCGAGATatagagcgagagagagatgaaataaCGGCAAATAACGAAAATAACGGacagagcgagagagagaaagagtcaGTTTCCTAATTGAACATTGTTTATGAACAGCCGTTAGATATGATTTAGATCTAACGGTCCAGATTAATGGAGGGGGTTTTCCACGAGACTCCATATAAGATGGTTCTCCATTGAACaaagccctatatatatatatatatatatatatatatatatatatatatttaaaatattaaaaatcattaaaataaacaaattaaatcatatatataataacttttaaatattaaaaattataactatttccctaaattaaaatattaaactaattaaaactactcccacacacacacacataaattaaaatcacccaacacattaaaaatataaatcaaaaacataacattaaataataaaaacaaacttAAAACATAACACACATACACAAAACATTCAGACACAACCCACTCAGATTAAAACAAAAAGCTCCCGACTCTTTTGCTCAAGAACCCTAGAAATCACGCGACGTCGATTCATGAATGTTCATTGTCTCCGTCTGAGTTTAGGCGCTCCAAGAGCTGTACAACCTCGATTCTGCCCCTACTTCTTCAGTCCCGAGCTCCAAGAGCTGTTAGCTGCTCTATTTCGAGTGCTCGAAGCTTGAGCTTAATCAGTCGATTGGAGCTTATTTCTTGAGTTGGTAAGCTTTTATTGATGTATATATGCTATATTTGGTTgctgattagtccatatttttgcaaatttaagtgcctattttttgtttattttcgtagtattaatcgcttatttattttatttcaggaaattgtagataaataaagaaagaagagtaaatgcaagaaaaagaagaaaagggaaaagaaaagaagaaagaaaaaaagagttggcaagggacacatggagggccacaaacttcccaacacacaaggcacatggatggtcaagattgagccaccctacccctaaaccctaattctttagttataaatacccccttctctttacttgtaaggacctacctaggatttcatatttttagtagcctctcttttatgtagtagatctagtagtagcactctaaatttgtaaacacttttattatatcaatacaagtattcatttttgttcttaaatcttgctctttacttttacttctaggctatgaaatctttctctaaccacatgagactcaaaattacttgtggattgaaaggagcctaattatatgttttaagcttgcattttttagtatttagattgagccccttttaattctcaatattattagtgggttcaatgatttagtattctagattttgattttagcttgtagtttgatggggtttgttagagacttggtagataagcttgttttgaagttttgtgtgatttggagttagtttggtaagatttggtgttctctttgttcttgattttggggctttttggtgtaaattttagtttatgattttgacttgaggttagtgggttttggttagttatattttatgtaggttagatttaaagtttggtataatttggagttgttttggcttgATTTGGATCTTGTTTTGGTAAGAAATGGTTAGTTTAGAGTAGAAATTAGTGTCAAATCttgtttagaggttagtgggcttTTATTTGTCATAGTTGGAATGGCTTTattttccggtcaaatcaattttccTGTGAGATTTAGGCTATTCCAGGCATCTCCATGAATTCCGACGGGATATGATTTGTGTTCAGGTCCCCCGCTCCGCGTGTCTGTTTGCTCACCTCTGTTCAGCCGTTTACACGACTCTGTTTCCACTCTGCCTTACACCtgcttgttttttttaatttttaattttccttTTAATTATTATGTAATCATTATTTAATCATTAGATTAATTATTACAATCATTAGATAATCGTTActtcaaatatttgtttttcatTTCTAGTTTAcgtagtgttttaatttataatgttttgtttcaTCTTGTTTTTTCCGCTAAATGTTTTCTTTTAatcttcaattttaattattaatttagattAATCAAAAACTTCAGAATCTcttggtctaatttgattaagttaaaaattaaggttttcgcgaaaataaatttagtccttggaacgaatcttatattactaaaacgggatcgtgcacttgcgattaatttcaaaatcatattttgagcacatcaagtttttttggcgccgctgccggggactaaaattaattttcgcgccttaatttttaatttttcggattagtttttttttttttttatttatattctctcacttcttttttttgttgaattttaggaaattggaagagtatgagctagcttggaataagtggagaatattcttggagtattggaagcttgcttgggtaacttgtatctctctcctatttcaatttattttatttagaaaatcacaaaaaaattgaaaattaaaaaaatcacaaacaaattaaaaattttaaaatccaaaaatattagatagaattacatatgtgttgcatcatgcatttaatcacttagggcacatcatctagtttttaatttttgtttttaaattttcgtaccttaaattgtggtgatcgctggaggaccccaaggtacgttaatttctttctttctctagattaggacacgtagtttaagaatccatagttgtttatcgctttaattatctcgttgtgtggtgcatcattttaaataaatcttaagggcaaaacccactcacaagataagggaagggatttcatcactctttccttggcccacaacgacctaatttcttcatttgcatttacCTAGCCTTTAATAAAATTGGATTAGACATTAGCCCCTaggtttcgcgctcaattaAGAAGGTACCTAAaaaacgaggtaatctttaattattccgacttttcggtgtctaaggcaagcgaaagcttacctggccgattaaggtttggtgtctaagcgcggagattggcctcttggcaatgcctgctccaaactggccagaccggtccgaataattttggatttatcgagtttttggtggtccttaacgttaggagcaaggtctagtttatttttattagggaaccctagaattaagtttttttttcacttttacaccctttcttttgtttgttttaattcttcgcacttatttgctacgtgtttactatctagtttatgcgaactacttgggttaggagcgaatcgtctagattagttagaccgatcatcgaaattccttcttcg
This region includes:
- the LOC135150416 gene encoding protein FAR1-RELATED SEQUENCE 5-like, with amino-acid sequence MEISSNQTVFCSNQAQFSSNQANFREVADIQSSSGNSVYIDVVDNVCDTTVHDFVEDCLEGFDESISRSSKVWNPKVSDDKLKPYPGQLFKDIESAFKFYTDYGRDGGFEVRKSTQKVRNGIIVTKYIICSKGGHHDTSMTKDVDVNSESSHASNSVQLQVKRRKTVTKRCDCRAKIILKYNGFNAYVISSFIEGHNHRLASPSGKEFLLCNRSMTSFQRRFVLDAAKSNIGSYRAHNLFKSISGSYSEVGATAVDFQNWMRDIKLYIGKHDSDMLIQKYGMVFVPFIGVDNHWKSVTFASALLNHENATNFTWACEMFLQAFGRPPKCIITDQCLGMKVAIANTFPHSIHRYCMWHIMQKFPAKVGPVFCAETGFMEKLNKFVWSSHLTVPEFEKGWDDVLKEFGLSEHVWLKEIYAMRESWIPAFFADKPMGALLRTTSRSESSNFYFNHFVQKGDTLSEFYLCYESAIDKQIHDQNKLNTTDKNCIPQSITEKAIEKHAACLYTRSMFYKVQKQIKASCFHISLGGQPIVTDGVNKYLLCDKSLNGKLFEVEFCLSTYDISCSCKLFTRVGYLCRHCFYCLSLWGVDKIPHQFICKRWMRNAERFCKLKFTDESECATDGHISREIAMRIWTEYRACVDNVCNNQKGLEYLLDEMKCLRIRVEEKFDKRPTTKDDMLEEIFGVRPSGSSNVLPSLPSNNKGCRKRIVGAAELSRDGKKRPTRTCKFCHTLGYHDSCNCPKKLLVNQQIPTIPNIQISLSPSFYSQNMTS